The Erinaceus europaeus chromosome 16, mEriEur2.1, whole genome shotgun sequence genome includes a window with the following:
- the CCDC9B gene encoding coiled-coil domain-containing protein 9B isoform X2: MQATGSQGTKPSMTRQEEKDAELDRRIVALRKKNQALLRRYQGKRVVSRNWARSSLAPRATAELLEGEEAEDRAWCLGEWVELAVTMENKAKAKRIVSEKPRRARNQGAEVAPGAQSPSIQARISSDSAQKDAQDPWNPGGQDLVPRQPPGGTLEVGWNYMQWKQERKQVDLARLAQQQDAQGDWRRPWNLDKAKPMSQTPSKPQEEGLAKTGSARGPRGHSRKALSPALSPSGKGGRWGQPSRPSGAPATRSRARGTERLTGRARRWDETEDKHVLESQEGCQGLRRSLEEEAQKQQTEQAKTSPTLALPEGPPEVSDSSLTSMVPSSDLAPLDLSLGRARSPGTGERACVLNPELGAQQSPQAEDPQVESKVHICPESQRESGVPGAREDGQATGPGLMPQSRAPRGSGRARGTGSVKGRTRAVGPAERR; the protein is encoded by the exons GGGAAGCGAGTGGTCAGCCGAAACTGGGCAAGGAGCAGCCTGGCACCCAGAGCCACTGCTGAGCTtctggagggggaggaggcagaggaccGTGCCTGGTGCTTAGGGGAATGGGTCGAGCTGGCAGTGACCATGGAGAACAAAGCCAAG gccaagcGGATTGTGAGTGAGAAGCCCAGAAGAGCCAGGAACCAGGGAGCAGAGGTGGCACCTGGGGCCCAGAGCCCATCTATACAGGCGCGCATCAGCTCAGACTCTGCACAGAAG gatgCTCAGGATCCCTGGAATCCAGGGGGACAGGATCTGGTGCCCCGTCAGCCTCCTGGAGGGACCCTGGAGGTGGGCTGGAACTATATGCAATGGAAGCAGGAGCGGAAGCAGGTGGACTTGGCCCGGCTGGCCCAGCAACAAGACGCTCAGGGGGACTGGCGCCGCCCATGGAACCTGGATAAGGCCAAGCCCAT gTCACAGACCCCCAGCAAGCCCCAGGAAGAGGGCCTGGCCAAGACGGGCAGTGCTAGGG GTCCTCGTGGCCACAGCCGGAAGGCTCTGTCTCCAGCACTATCCCCCAGCGGCAAAG GCGGCAGATGGGGTCAGCCCAGCAGACCCTCCGGGGCACCAGCCACGCGCAGCAGGGCCCGAGGGACAGAGAGGCTGACTGGCAGGGCCCGCAG GTGGGACGAGACAGAGGACAAGCATGTGCTGGAGAGTCAGGAG GGATGCCAAGGTCTCAGGAGGAGTCTGGAGGAAGAGGCACAAAAACAGCAGACTGAGCAGGCCAAGACCAGCCCTACTCTAGCACTTCCAGAGGGGCCTCCTGAGGTGTCAGACTCTTCACTGACCAGTATGGTCCCCAGCTCTGATTTGGCACCCCTGGACCTCTCTCTAGGTCGGGCTAGGAGCCCTGGGACTGGGGAGAGAGCTTGTGTGCTCAATCCAGAGCTCGGAGCCCAGCAGAGTCCTCAGGCTGAGGACCCTCAGGTTGAGTCCAAAGTCCACATTTGCCCTGAGTCACAAAGAGAATCAGGGGTCCCAGGAGCCAGGGAAGATGGCCAGGCTACAGGCCCGGGCCTGATGCCACAAAGTAGAGCCCCTAGAGGAAGTGGCCGGGCAAGGGGCACAGGAAGTGTGAAAGGCAGGACTCGGGCAGTGGGCCCTGCAGAAAGACGCTGA